Proteins from a genomic interval of Pseudomonadota bacterium:
- the lepB gene encoding signal peptidase I produces the protein MKTLSTAKKSAGLWDTIRTVLYALLIALGIRTSAYEPFNIPSGSMIPTLLIGDYLFVSKFSYGYSRYSLPFGLPLVPGRILFHEPQRGDVAVFKLPRDNSTDYIKRIIGLPGDRIQMIKGVLNINGEPVKRERIEDFVEGDGRAAIRYTQYIETLPNGRRHRIIELSDDAPLDNTQVYVVPAGHYFAMGDNRDNSLDSRVLNGVGYVPAVNLVGRAEFLFYSTSGEARFWEIWKWPLATRFSRMFHGID, from the coding sequence ATGAAGACCTTGTCCACCGCCAAGAAGTCCGCCGGCCTCTGGGACACGATCCGAACGGTCCTCTATGCGCTGCTGATCGCCCTTGGCATTCGGACCTCCGCCTACGAGCCCTTCAACATCCCCTCGGGATCGATGATCCCGACCTTGCTCATCGGCGACTATCTGTTCGTCTCGAAGTTCTCCTACGGCTATTCGCGCTATTCGTTGCCGTTCGGCCTGCCGCTCGTCCCCGGGCGGATCCTCTTCCATGAGCCGCAGCGCGGCGACGTGGCGGTGTTCAAGCTGCCCCGCGACAACTCCACCGACTACATCAAGCGCATCATCGGGCTGCCGGGCGACCGCATCCAGATGATCAAGGGTGTGCTCAACATCAACGGCGAGCCGGTGAAGCGCGAGCGCATCGAGGATTTCGTCGAGGGCGACGGGCGCGCGGCAATCCGCTACACGCAATACATCGAAACCCTGCCCAACGGCCGGCGCCACCGCATCATCGAGCTCTCCGATGATGCGCCGCTCGACAACACGCAAGTCTATGTCGTCCCGGCCGGACATTATTTCGCCATGGGCGACAACCGCGACAACTCGCTCGATTCCCGTGTGCTCAACGGCGTTGGTTACGTGCCCGCGGTCAACCTCGTCGGACGCGCCGAGTTTCTCTTCTATTCGACCTCGGGCGAAGCGCGCTTCTGGGAGATCTGGAAATGGCCGCTGGCCACCCGGTTCAGCCGGATGTTCCACGGGATCGACTAG
- a CDS encoding BrnT family toxin yields the protein MPRRPPFMVYYAAYGDDQFVWDPPKSQSTFDDRGLTFHAATIAFRGPMLRRRDARKDYGEPRYQALGECNGQVLAIVFTPRNNQCRIISLRLATDEEAITYYAAIRNAQG from the coding sequence ATGCCTCGCCGCCCGCCCTTCATGGTCTATTACGCGGCCTATGGTGACGACCAGTTTGTGTGGGACCCACCTAAATCGCAGAGTACCTTCGACGATCGAGGGCTCACCTTCCATGCAGCCACGATTGCGTTCCGCGGCCCGATGCTGCGGCGACGTGACGCGCGCAAGGACTATGGAGAGCCCCGATATCAGGCTCTCGGTGAGTGCAACGGCCAGGTTCTCGCCATTGTTTTCACCCCGCGCAACAACCAATGTCGTATCATTAGCCTTCGCCTAGCCACAGATGAAGAAGCCATCACCTACTATGCCGCGATCCGCAATGCCCAAGGGTAA
- the parC gene encoding DNA topoisomerase IV subunit A codes for MSAALPAGEVRATPLAEALSERYLSYALSTIMARSLPDVRDGLKPVHRRLLYAMRQLGLGPTTSAKKSARVVGDVIGKFHPHGDVAVYEALVRLAQDFAQRYPLVDGQGNFGNIDGDNAAAMRYTESRLTQVAEMLLAGIEENAVDFRQTYDGENEEPVVLPAAFPNLLANGAQGIAVGMATSIPPHNAAELCDALLHLIKHPNASFETLLGKVPGPDFPTGGVLVEPASSILEAYKTGRGSFRLRARWSVEKLAFGQYQVVVTEIPYQVAKSRLIEKIAELLAAKKLALLADVRDESTDEVRLVLEPKSRTVDPDHLMESLFRQTDLEGRIPLNLNVLDGDGVPRVMNLREALQAFLDHRHVVLVRRTKHRVDAIDRRLEILKGYLVAYLNIDKVIKIIREEDEPKPILMRRFELSDLQAESILNMRLRSLRRLEEIEIKKEHSQLAAERKDLAGLLKDEKQRWLRLAEEIAEVKKKFSEKSPLGRRRTLIADAPVAVDIPLDAMVEREDVTVLCSAKGWIRAVKGHLADDSEIKFKEGDESRFFLHAETTDKLLVAASNGRFYTIGVDKLSRGRGHGEPLRLMIDLPNDQEIIRLLVHRPDGQLLVASGDGRGFVVAEADVVASTRAGKQVMTLAEGTKLAAIARVAGDHAALVGENRKLLVIPLAELPVMARGRGITLQRYKDGGLSDATVFKLTDGLTWRLAGGRVRTETDLASWLGRRGQSGRMPPNGFPRNNRFS; via the coding sequence ATGTCCGCCGCACTCCCCGCCGGAGAGGTCCGCGCGACTCCGCTCGCCGAGGCTCTGAGCGAGCGTTACCTCTCCTATGCCCTCTCCACCATCATGGCCCGCTCGCTTCCCGATGTGCGCGACGGCCTGAAGCCGGTACACCGGCGCCTACTCTATGCCATGCGCCAGCTTGGCCTCGGGCCCACCACCAGCGCCAAGAAATCCGCCCGCGTGGTGGGCGACGTCATCGGCAAGTTTCATCCCCATGGGGACGTCGCCGTCTACGAGGCCCTGGTTCGCCTCGCCCAGGATTTCGCCCAGCGCTACCCGCTCGTCGACGGCCAGGGCAATTTCGGCAACATCGACGGCGATAACGCCGCGGCCATGCGCTACACCGAGTCGCGGCTGACCCAGGTCGCCGAGATGCTGCTCGCCGGCATCGAAGAGAATGCCGTCGATTTCCGGCAGACCTATGACGGCGAGAACGAGGAGCCGGTGGTCCTGCCGGCGGCATTTCCCAATCTGCTCGCCAACGGCGCCCAGGGCATCGCCGTCGGCATGGCGACCTCGATCCCCCCGCACAACGCCGCCGAGCTCTGCGATGCGCTCCTGCATTTGATCAAGCACCCGAACGCCTCCTTCGAGACCTTGCTCGGCAAGGTGCCGGGGCCGGACTTCCCGACCGGCGGCGTGCTCGTGGAGCCGGCAAGCTCGATCCTGGAGGCCTACAAGACCGGGCGCGGCAGCTTCCGCCTGCGCGCGCGCTGGAGCGTGGAGAAGCTTGCCTTCGGGCAATACCAGGTCGTCGTCACCGAGATTCCCTATCAGGTGGCGAAGTCGCGGCTGATCGAGAAGATCGCCGAGCTCTTGGCGGCGAAGAAGCTGGCCTTGCTCGCCGATGTCCGCGACGAGTCGACCGACGAGGTGCGCCTGGTCCTGGAGCCGAAGAGCCGCACCGTCGATCCCGACCATCTGATGGAGTCCCTGTTCCGGCAGACGGATCTCGAAGGGCGCATACCCCTCAATCTCAACGTGCTCGATGGCGACGGCGTGCCCAGGGTGATGAACCTCAGGGAAGCGCTGCAGGCGTTTCTCGATCACCGGCATGTGGTGCTGGTGCGCCGCACCAAGCACCGCGTCGATGCGATCGACCGGCGGCTGGAGATCCTGAAGGGCTATCTCGTCGCCTATCTCAACATCGACAAGGTGATCAAGATCATCCGCGAGGAGGACGAGCCGAAGCCGATCCTGATGCGCCGCTTCGAGCTCAGCGATTTGCAGGCCGAATCCATCCTCAACATGCGCCTGCGCTCCCTCAGGCGCCTGGAGGAGATCGAGATCAAGAAAGAGCACAGCCAGCTCGCCGCCGAGCGCAAGGATCTGGCCGGCCTGCTCAAGGACGAGAAGCAGCGCTGGCTGCGATTGGCCGAGGAGATCGCCGAGGTCAAAAAGAAGTTCTCCGAGAAGTCGCCTTTGGGACGGCGCCGCACCCTCATCGCCGATGCGCCGGTCGCGGTCGACATTCCCCTGGACGCCATGGTCGAGCGCGAGGACGTAACCGTGCTGTGCTCGGCCAAGGGCTGGATCCGGGCGGTCAAGGGCCACCTCGCCGACGACTCCGAGATCAAGTTCAAGGAAGGCGATGAGAGCCGGTTCTTCTTGCACGCGGAGACCACTGACAAGCTCCTGGTGGCCGCGAGCAATGGCCGCTTCTATACGATCGGGGTCGACAAGCTGTCGCGGGGGCGCGGCCATGGCGAACCCCTGCGCTTGATGATCGACCTGCCCAACGACCAGGAGATCATCCGCCTCCTGGTGCATCGCCCCGATGGGCAGCTCTTGGTCGCTTCCGGCGACGGGCGCGGATTCGTGGTGGCGGAAGCCGATGTGGTGGCCTCGACGCGCGCCGGCAAGCAGGTGATGACGTTGGCCGAGGGGACCAAGCTCGCGGCCATCGCGCGGGTCGCGGGCGATCATGCCGCGCTGGTCGGCGAGAACCGCAAGCTCCTGGTCATTCCATTGGCGGAATTGCCGGTCATGGCGCGGGGCCGCGGCATCACCCTCCAGCGCTATAAGGATGGCGGCCTCAGCGATGCCACCGTCTTCAAATTGACGGACGGCCTCACCTGGCGGCTCGCCGGCGGACGGGTTCGCACCGAGACCGATCTCGCCTCCTGGCTCGGGCGTCGCGGCCAGTCGGGTCGAATGCCGCCCAACGGATTCCCGCGCAACAACCGCTTCAGCTAA
- the era gene encoding GTPase Era, with amino-acid sequence MHPSSPSKRGSRGSSRSRRADARSARPSRALLRGCWHGSESPVAEAAKTSAGFVAIVGAPNAGKSTLLNQLVGAKVSIVSPKVQTTRARVTGITIAGASQLVFVDTPGIFEPKRRLERAMVAAAWQGAADADEIVVVVDAANRGHAVDDNRILDGLKEAGRKAVLVLNKIDLVRRESLLPMAARLNQAFRFKETFMVSAETGDGVEDLKSHLAGSMPAGPWLYPEDELTDLPMRLLAAEITREQLFRQLHDEVPHQLAVETEVWEEFRNGSVRIKQVVFVQRDGQKAIVLGKGGARIRSVGEAARTELETLFERRVHLFLFVKVRENWPEDPERYRMMGLDWAP; translated from the coding sequence ATGCACCCGTCTTCACCGTCGAAGCGCGGCTCGAGGGGATCGAGCCGTTCGAGGCGAGCGGACGCTCGAAGCGCGAGGCCGAGCAGAGCGCTGCTCAGGGGCTGCTGGCACGGCTCGGAATCGCCGGTGGCTGAGGCGGCGAAGACCAGCGCCGGGTTCGTCGCCATCGTCGGTGCGCCCAATGCCGGCAAATCGACGCTGCTCAATCAGCTCGTCGGAGCCAAGGTCTCGATCGTCTCGCCCAAGGTGCAGACGACGCGGGCGCGGGTGACCGGCATCACCATCGCCGGGGCGAGCCAGCTGGTCTTCGTCGACACCCCCGGGATCTTCGAGCCGAAACGGCGCTTGGAGCGGGCGATGGTCGCGGCCGCCTGGCAGGGTGCGGCCGATGCGGATGAGATCGTGGTCGTCGTCGATGCCGCCAACCGAGGCCATGCCGTCGATGACAACCGCATCCTCGACGGCCTCAAAGAGGCCGGCCGCAAGGCGGTCCTGGTCTTGAACAAGATCGACCTGGTGCGCCGCGAAAGCCTCTTGCCCATGGCGGCCAGGCTCAATCAGGCATTCCGGTTCAAAGAGACCTTCATGGTCTCGGCCGAGACCGGCGACGGCGTCGAGGATCTCAAATCCCACCTGGCGGGCTCAATGCCCGCGGGGCCTTGGCTCTATCCTGAAGACGAGCTGACCGATTTGCCGATGCGGCTCCTGGCCGCCGAGATCACCCGCGAACAGCTATTTCGGCAGCTGCATGACGAGGTGCCGCACCAGCTCGCGGTCGAAACCGAGGTCTGGGAAGAATTTCGCAACGGCTCGGTGCGCATCAAGCAGGTGGTGTTCGTGCAGCGCGATGGGCAGAAGGCGATCGTGCTCGGCAAGGGCGGGGCCCGCATCCGCAGCGTGGGCGAGGCCGCCCGCACCGAGCTGGAGACGCTGTTCGAGCGCCGCGTGCATCTCTTCCTGTTCGTCAAGGTCAGGGAGAATTGGCCCGAGGACCCCGAGCGCTACCGCATGATGGGCCTCGACTGGGCGCCTTAA
- a CDS encoding TRAP transporter substrate-binding protein: MERRKFLTTAGLGVAAAGTLAAPAIAQTQPEIKWRMAASWPKSLDTIFGGAEYLAKIVAEATDNKFQIRVFAGGEIVPALQVLDAVQNATVEMGHTASYYYVGKDPTFVFDCTVPFGLNARQQNAWMRHGGGTELLREFYKDYNIYNIPAGQTGAQMGGWFRKELKTVEDLKGLKMRMGGWAGSVIAKLGMVPQVIGGGDIYPALEKGTIDAAEWVGPYDDEKLGFYKVAKNYYYPGWWEGNAQLSAYINIAAWESLPKTYQAILTAACAEAYNWTVAKYDTQNPAALRRLVANGVQVRPFPREIMEASYKAAYELYDEEIKKNPKFKKVFDSWRPFRDEEHLWFRVAEQTFDNFMYTKAAQRKS; this comes from the coding sequence ATGGAGCGACGTAAGTTCTTGACCACGGCCGGCCTCGGGGTCGCCGCCGCCGGCACGCTGGCGGCGCCGGCGATTGCGCAGACCCAGCCCGAGATCAAATGGCGCATGGCCGCGAGCTGGCCGAAGAGCCTCGACACGATCTTTGGCGGTGCGGAGTACCTGGCGAAGATCGTCGCCGAAGCGACCGACAACAAGTTCCAGATCCGCGTCTTCGCCGGAGGCGAGATCGTGCCGGCCCTCCAGGTGCTGGATGCGGTGCAGAACGCCACGGTGGAGATGGGCCACACCGCCTCCTACTACTACGTCGGCAAGGACCCGACCTTCGTCTTCGACTGCACGGTCCCCTTCGGGCTCAACGCTCGTCAGCAGAATGCCTGGATGCGGCATGGCGGCGGCACCGAGCTCTTGCGCGAGTTCTACAAGGACTACAACATCTACAACATTCCCGCCGGGCAGACCGGCGCGCAGATGGGCGGCTGGTTCCGCAAGGAGCTGAAGACGGTCGAGGACCTAAAGGGGCTCAAGATGCGCATGGGCGGCTGGGCCGGCAGCGTCATCGCCAAGCTCGGTATGGTGCCGCAGGTGATCGGCGGCGGCGACATCTATCCCGCCCTGGAGAAGGGCACCATCGATGCCGCCGAGTGGGTCGGCCCCTATGACGACGAGAAGCTCGGTTTCTACAAGGTCGCCAAGAACTACTATTACCCCGGCTGGTGGGAGGGTAACGCCCAGCTCAGCGCCTACATCAACATCGCCGCCTGGGAGTCGCTGCCGAAGACCTACCAGGCGATCCTGACGGCGGCTTGCGCCGAGGCCTATAACTGGACGGTCGCGAAATACGACACGCAGAATCCGGCGGCGCTGCGCCGGCTGGTCGCCAACGGCGTGCAGGTCAGACCGTTCCCGCGCGAGATCATGGAGGCCTCCTATAAGGCGGCTTACGAGCTCTACGACGAGGAAATTAAGAAGAACCCGAAGTTCAAGAAGGTGTTCGACTCCTGGCGTCCGTTCCGCGACGAGGAGCATCTGTGGTTCCGCGTCGCCGAGCAGACCTTCGACAACTTCATGTACACCAAGGCGGCGCAGAGGAAGTCCTGA
- a CDS encoding TRAP transporter substrate-binding protein codes for MKRRAFISRAGLTIAGAALATPALAQGKVEWRMATAWPRAAADLMGGAERMAQRVGQMSDGRLSVKVLAAGELVPEGQIFDAVSQGMAELGHDIAHDHLTKTVGCAFFASVPFGLTAEETSAWIVHGDGQVLWDELYAAFNLKPFIAGNLGPRPFGWFRREIKSSAELKGLKIRMPGWGGRMLAGLGANPVNTPMAEIVGALKSGAIDAASWSGLNGDLALGLAEATRICYLPGVQAPGTALELVANKQKWDSLAADLKAILRAAAQAGHDDIQAEQTMLSSNALQLLKAGQRVRFLRLSNEFLAGLGEAANALLVQERDKADPTTKRIFASYLKARGRLAPYERALAEAYSAARAANAKYPA; via the coding sequence ATGAAAAGAAGAGCGTTCATTTCCCGTGCGGGACTGACGATCGCCGGCGCCGCCTTGGCAACGCCGGCCTTGGCGCAGGGCAAAGTGGAATGGCGGATGGCGACCGCCTGGCCGCGCGCCGCCGCCGACCTCATGGGCGGTGCCGAGCGCATGGCGCAGCGCGTCGGCCAAATGTCGGACGGCCGGCTCTCGGTCAAGGTGCTGGCCGCGGGCGAGCTGGTCCCGGAAGGGCAAATCTTCGATGCCGTCTCCCAGGGCATGGCCGAGCTCGGCCATGACATTGCCCACGACCATCTGACGAAGACGGTTGGCTGCGCCTTCTTCGCCTCGGTTCCCTTCGGTCTGACGGCCGAGGAGACCAGCGCCTGGATCGTCCATGGCGACGGTCAGGTGCTTTGGGATGAGCTTTATGCCGCCTTCAATCTGAAGCCGTTTATCGCCGGCAACCTCGGTCCGCGCCCGTTCGGGTGGTTTCGCCGCGAGATCAAGTCTTCAGCCGAGCTGAAGGGGCTCAAGATCCGCATGCCGGGCTGGGGTGGGCGCATGCTGGCCGGGCTCGGCGCCAACCCAGTCAACACGCCCATGGCGGAGATCGTCGGCGCCTTGAAGTCGGGCGCCATCGACGCCGCCAGCTGGTCGGGGCTCAATGGCGATCTGGCGCTCGGCCTCGCCGAGGCGACCAGGATCTGCTACCTGCCGGGCGTGCAGGCGCCCGGCACCGCGCTCGAGCTCGTTGCCAACAAGCAGAAATGGGATTCTCTCGCCGCCGACCTCAAGGCCATCCTGCGCGCCGCCGCCCAAGCCGGCCATGACGACATCCAGGCCGAGCAGACCATGCTCTCCAGCAACGCCTTGCAGCTCTTGAAGGCCGGGCAGCGGGTGCGCTTTCTGCGGCTGTCGAACGAGTTCCTGGCCGGCCTCGGCGAAGCGGCGAACGCGCTCCTCGTGCAAGAGCGCGACAAGGCGGATCCGACGACGAAGCGCATCTTCGCCTCCTACCTCAAGGCGCGCGGCCGATTGGCTCCATACGAGCGGGCGCTGGCCGAGGCCTATTCCGCCGCTCGCGCCGCGAACGCCAAATATCCGGCTTGA
- a CDS encoding holo-ACP synthase, which produces MILGLGSDLVDIRRIERTLERFGDRFLQRVFTSTERRRSERRANPAASYARRFAAKEACSKALGTGFRKGVFWRDLGVVNLPSGRPTMALTGGAALRLKELTPPGMAPRIDLSITDDHPIAQAIVVISAVPASS; this is translated from the coding sequence ATGATCCTCGGCCTCGGCAGCGACCTCGTCGACATTCGCCGGATCGAGCGCACGCTGGAGCGCTTCGGCGATCGGTTCCTGCAGCGCGTCTTTACCTCGACCGAGCGCCGGCGCTCGGAGCGCCGCGCCAACCCTGCGGCCAGCTATGCCAGGCGCTTCGCGGCCAAGGAGGCCTGCTCGAAGGCGCTCGGCACCGGCTTTCGCAAGGGCGTGTTCTGGCGCGATCTCGGCGTCGTCAATCTCCCCAGCGGCCGGCCGACCATGGCGCTCACCGGGGGGGCCGCACTCCGCCTCAAGGAGCTGACGCCCCCTGGAATGGCGCCGCGTATCGATCTCAGCATCACCGACGATCATCCGATCGCACAGGCGATCGTAGTGATCTCGGCCGTGCCGGCCTCGAGCTAA
- a CDS encoding TRAP transporter large permease subunit — protein sequence MTQLLIDNMGPLMFAALVVFLLLGYPVAFSLAANGLLFGLIAIELGVLNTELLQALPQRVFGIMRNDTLLAIPFFTFMGLILERSGMAEDLLDTIGQLFGTLRGGLAYAVIFVGALLAATTGVVAASVISMGLISLPIMLRYGYDRRVAAGVIAASGTLAQIIPPSLVLIVMADQLGRSVGDMYQGAFAPGILLAVLYAGFIFIVTMVRPTYVPALPPEARSLRGMKLLARVVFSLMPPLILIFLVLGTIFLGVATPTEGGAMGATGALILALINRRLDWPLLHQAMDTTAKLSSFVIFILIGSTVFSLVFRGVNGDLWVESLLLGLPGGQVGFLIVVNIMVFVLAFFLDFFELSFIVVPLLGPVAEKLGIDLIWFGVLLGVNMQTSFMHPPFGFALFYLRSVAPASNFLDRVTGKLTQPVTTGQIYWGSVPFVGIQLIMVTMVIAFPGLVLSALDRTVNDPSKIEIILPPSEDSDAPVEFK from the coding sequence ATGACCCAGCTTCTCATCGACAATATGGGCCCGCTCATGTTCGCGGCGCTCGTGGTCTTCCTGCTGCTGGGCTACCCCGTCGCCTTCTCGCTGGCCGCCAACGGCCTCCTCTTCGGCCTCATCGCCATCGAGCTTGGCGTGCTCAATACCGAATTGCTGCAGGCCTTGCCCCAGCGCGTCTTCGGCATCATGCGCAACGACACGCTGCTGGCGATTCCGTTCTTCACCTTCATGGGCCTGATCCTCGAGCGCAGCGGCATGGCCGAGGATCTGCTCGACACCATCGGCCAATTGTTCGGAACGCTCCGGGGCGGGCTTGCCTATGCGGTGATCTTCGTCGGCGCGTTGCTGGCGGCGACCACCGGCGTCGTCGCCGCCTCGGTCATCTCCATGGGATTGATCTCGCTGCCGATCATGCTGCGCTATGGCTATGACCGGCGGGTGGCGGCCGGCGTCATCGCCGCGTCGGGCACGCTGGCGCAAATCATTCCGCCGAGCCTGGTCTTGATCGTCATGGCCGACCAGCTCGGCCGGTCCGTGGGCGACATGTACCAGGGCGCCTTTGCGCCTGGCATCCTGTTGGCGGTGCTCTACGCGGGCTTCATCTTCATCGTGACGATGGTGCGGCCGACCTATGTGCCGGCCTTGCCGCCCGAGGCGCGCAGCCTCAGGGGCATGAAGCTTCTCGCCCGCGTGGTGTTCTCCTTGATGCCGCCGCTCATCCTGATCTTCCTGGTGCTGGGCACGATCTTCCTCGGCGTGGCGACGCCGACCGAAGGCGGCGCCATGGGTGCGACCGGCGCGCTCATCCTCGCGCTGATCAACCGCCGCTTGGATTGGCCGCTGCTCCACCAAGCGATGGACACCACCGCGAAGCTGTCCTCCTTCGTCATCTTCATCCTCATCGGCTCGACCGTGTTCAGCCTGGTGTTCCGCGGCGTCAACGGCGATCTCTGGGTCGAATCGCTGCTCTTGGGCCTGCCCGGCGGCCAGGTCGGCTTCCTCATCGTCGTCAACATCATGGTGTTCGTGCTCGCCTTCTTCCTCGATTTCTTCGAGCTGTCCTTCATCGTCGTGCCGCTCCTCGGCCCGGTCGCGGAGAAGCTCGGCATCGACCTCATCTGGTTCGGCGTTCTGCTCGGCGTCAACATGCAGACCTCATTCATGCATCCGCCCTTCGGCTTCGCCTTGTTCTATCTGCGCAGCGTGGCGCCGGCTTCGAACTTCCTCGACCGCGTCACCGGCAAGCTCACCCAACCCGTCACCACCGGCCAGATCTATTGGGGCTCGGTGCCGTTCGTGGGGATCCAGCTCATCATGGTGACGATGGTGATCGCATTCCCGGGGCTGGTGCTGAGCGCGCTCGACCGCACCGTCAACGATCCGAGCAAGATCGAGATCATCCTGCCGCCCTCGGAGGACTCCGACGCACCGGTCGAGTTCAAATAG
- the recO gene encoding DNA repair protein RecO, translating to MDWNDRGIVLAARPHGESGLIVSLLTREHGRHAGLVRGGAGKARALYEPGNVVAAIWRGRLSEHLGSWSCEPVAWTAARLIDDPLRLACLASACAVAETALPEREPHAGAFDGMLALIEAFEGPVWDAAYVRWELGLLSELGFGLDLSRCAASGAEEGLAFVSPRTGRAVSLLAGEPFRDRLLTLPGFLVGLGGGGKEEVAQGLALTGYFLERHVLAPHHRPLPAARTRFVDRFQSTSTISSDP from the coding sequence ATGGACTGGAACGATCGCGGCATCGTGCTGGCGGCGCGCCCTCATGGCGAGAGCGGCCTCATCGTCTCGCTGTTGACCCGCGAGCATGGCCGCCATGCCGGTCTGGTCAGGGGTGGGGCCGGCAAGGCGCGGGCGCTCTACGAGCCGGGCAATGTGGTGGCCGCGATCTGGCGGGGGCGCTTGTCCGAGCATCTCGGCTCCTGGAGCTGCGAGCCGGTCGCCTGGACCGCGGCACGCCTCATTGACGATCCGTTGCGGCTTGCTTGCCTCGCCTCCGCCTGCGCGGTTGCCGAGACGGCATTGCCGGAGCGCGAGCCCCATGCCGGGGCCTTCGACGGCATGCTGGCGCTGATCGAGGCCTTCGAGGGGCCGGTGTGGGATGCGGCTTATGTGCGCTGGGAGCTGGGGCTCTTGTCCGAGCTCGGCTTCGGTCTCGATCTCAGCCGGTGCGCGGCGAGCGGCGCGGAAGAGGGGCTCGCCTTCGTCTCGCCCAGAACCGGCCGGGCGGTTTCGCTCCTGGCCGGAGAGCCCTTCCGCGACCGCCTCTTGACGCTGCCGGGATTTCTCGTCGGTCTCGGCGGCGGCGGGAAGGAGGAGGTGGCGCAAGGCTTGGCGCTCACCGGCTATTTCCTCGAGCGGCACGTGCTCGCCCCGCATCACCGCCCGCTTCCGGCCGCGCGCACACGATTTGTTGACCGATTTCAGAGCACCTCTACTATATCTAGCGACCCGTAA
- a CDS encoding arginyltransferase yields MTIEAKPIVAPGTQTLPRQDPLGEPGRALDLIVLHGTMTAPCPYLSDRLERRVVIDLARAGAAGGYDALARAGFRRSHALAYRPACPSCSACVPIRVPVGRFRANRSQSRVARRNRDLAGTWCEAIATKDQYRLFRRYVEARHGDGEMVHMRLGDYRSMVEDTPVRTGLIEHRLADGTLAAVMLVDRLSDGLSAVYSYFDPDLGERSLGTYMVLDLIQRTGSLGLDHAYLGYWISESQKMAYKARFRPFEVLRGEGWQPAEPASA; encoded by the coding sequence ATGACCATCGAGGCAAAGCCCATCGTCGCCCCCGGGACGCAAACTCTGCCGAGGCAAGACCCTCTCGGCGAGCCCGGTCGCGCCTTGGACCTGATCGTGCTGCACGGAACCATGACCGCTCCGTGTCCCTATCTCTCCGACCGGCTGGAACGCCGCGTCGTCATCGATCTCGCCCGCGCCGGCGCCGCCGGCGGCTATGATGCCTTGGCCCGCGCCGGCTTTCGCCGCAGCCACGCGCTCGCCTATCGTCCGGCCTGCCCCAGCTGCTCGGCCTGCGTGCCGATCCGCGTGCCGGTCGGGCGGTTTCGCGCGAACCGCTCCCAGAGCCGCGTCGCCCGCCGCAACCGCGATCTAGCCGGGACCTGGTGCGAGGCGATCGCCACCAAAGACCAATACCGGCTGTTTCGCCGCTATGTGGAGGCGCGTCACGGCGACGGCGAAATGGTGCATATGCGCCTCGGCGACTATCGCAGCATGGTCGAGGACACGCCGGTCAGAACCGGCCTCATCGAGCACCGGCTCGCGGACGGCACGCTGGCCGCGGTGATGCTGGTCGACCGGTTGTCTGACGGACTCTCGGCGGTCTACAGCTATTTCGACCCCGATCTCGGCGAGCGCAGCCTCGGGACCTACATGGTTCTCGACCTGATCCAGCGCACTGGGAGCCTCGGGCTCGACCATGCCTATCTCGGCTATTGGATCAGCGAGAGCCAGAAGATGGCCTACAAAGCGCGGTTCAGGCCCTTCGAGGTGCTGCGTGGCGAGGGCTGGCAGCCGGCGGAACCCGCGTCCGCATGA
- a CDS encoding TRAP transporter small permease subunit, translating to MTFLLRVSRLIDGLNERVGHSVYWLILVAVLVSSGNAMVRYTLDRSSNGWLEIQWYLFSAVFLLGAGYTLLRNEHVRIDVVASRLTERGQAWLDIFGGLFFLLPMAIIIGWLAWPVFIESVVRNEQSSDAGGLIRWPVKLLIPAGFLLLALQGVSEIIKRIAFLKGLIPNPGRRHQHADVAPAAGEAG from the coding sequence TTGACGTTTCTTTTACGCGTGAGCCGTCTCATCGACGGCCTCAATGAGCGCGTGGGCCATAGCGTCTACTGGCTCATCCTGGTGGCGGTGCTGGTGAGCTCCGGCAACGCCATGGTCCGCTACACCCTGGATCGGAGCTCGAACGGCTGGCTCGAGATCCAGTGGTACCTGTTTTCCGCGGTGTTCCTGCTGGGGGCCGGCTACACGCTGCTCCGCAACGAGCATGTGCGCATCGACGTCGTCGCCAGCCGCCTCACCGAGCGCGGCCAGGCATGGCTGGACATCTTTGGCGGACTGTTCTTCCTCCTGCCGATGGCGATTATCATCGGCTGGCTGGCCTGGCCGGTCTTCATCGAATCCGTGGTGAGGAACGAGCAGTCGAGCGATGCCGGCGGGCTCATCCGCTGGCCGGTCAAGCTGCTCATTCCGGCCGGATTTCTGCTGCTCGCCCTGCAGGGCGTCTCGGAAATCATCAAGCGGATCGCCTTCCTGAAAGGCCTCATCCCGAACCCCGGCCGCAGGCACCAGCATGCCGATGTGGCGCCGGCGGCAGGAGAAGCCGGATGA